A genome region from Triticum aestivum cultivar Chinese Spring chromosome 2B, IWGSC CS RefSeq v2.1, whole genome shotgun sequence includes the following:
- the LOC123044071 gene encoding cytochrome P450 709B1: MGLVWMVAAAVAAVLASWAFNALVYLVWRPRAITRQLRAQGVGGPGYRFLAGNLAEIKRLRADTAGAALDVGNHDFVPMVQPHFHKWIPIHGRTFLYWFGARPSLCVADVNTVKQVLSDRGGLYPKNLGNPHIARLLGKGLVLTDGDDWKRHRKVVHPAFNMDKLKMMTVTMSDCAGSMMSEWKAKMEKGGSVEIELSHQFEELTADVISHTAFGSSYEQGKKVFLAQRELQFLAFSTVFNVQIPAFRYLPTEKNLKIWKLDKEVRTMLMNIIESRLATKETMGYGNDLLGLMLEACAVEGGHNPILSMDEIIDECKTFFFAGHDTSSHLLTWTMFLLSTHPEWQEKLREEILRECGSEVPTGDMLNKLHLVNMFLLETLRLYAPVSLIQRKAGLDLEVGGIKVPEGTVLTIPIAMIHRDKEVWGEDANEFKPMRFENGVTRAGKHPNALLSFSSGPRSCIGQNFAMIEAKAVIAVILQRFSFSLSPKYVHAPMDVITLRPKFGLPMILKTLEM; the protein is encoded by the exons ATGGGTCTCGTCTGGATGGTGGCGGCCGCCGTGGCGGCGGTGCTGGCCTCGTGGGCGTTCAACGCGCTGGTGTACCTCGTGTGGAGGCCGCGGGCCATCACCCGGCAGCTCCGCGCGCAGGGCGTCGGCGGGCCGGGCTACAGGTTCCTCGCCGGCAACCTCGCCGAGATCAAGCGGCTCCGCGCCGACACCGCCGGCGCCGCGCTGGACGTCGGCAACCACGACTTCGTCCCCATGGTCCAACCCCACTTCCACAAATGGATCCCCATCCACG GTCGCACGTTCCTGTACTGGTTCGGGGCCAGGCCGAGCCTGTGCGTGGCCGACGTGAACACGGTGAAGCAGGTGCTCTCCGACCGCGGCGGGCTGTACCCCAAGAACCTCGGGAACCCGCACATCGCCCGGCTGCTCGGCAAGGGGCTCGTGCTCACCGACGGCGACGACTGGAAGCGCCACCGCAAGGTCGTCCACCCGGCCTTCAACATGGACAAGCTCAAG ATGATGACGGTGACCATGTCCGACTGTGCCGGGTCAATGATGTCGGAGTGGAAGGCAAAGATGGAGAAGGGGGGCAGCGTGGAGATTGAGCTGAGCCACCAGTTCGAGGAGCTGACTGCGGATGTCATCTCTCACACGGCATTCGGAAGCAGCTACGAACAGGGGAAGAAGGTCTTCCTCGCGCAGAGGGAGCTCCAGTTTCTTGCCTTCTCCACTGTATTCAACGTGCAAATCCCAGCATTCAGGTACCTTCCAACTGAAAAGAACCTCAAGATATGGAAGCTTGACAAGGAAGTGAGGACCATGCTGATGAACATCATCGAAAGCCGTCTTGCCACCAAAGAAACCATGGGCTACGGCAACGACCTGCTTGGGCTTATGTTGGAGGCATGCGCGGTAGAGGGTGGGCATAATCCGATTTTGAGCATGGACGAGATCATAGATGAGTGCAAGACCTTCTTCTTTGCCGGGCATGACACTAGCTCTCACCTGCTCACATGGACCATGTTCTTGCTGAGCACGCACCCTGAGTGGCAGGAGAAGCTCAGGGAGGAGATACTAAGAGAGTGTGGCAGTGAGGTTCCCACCGGTGACATGCTCAACAAACTGCACTTGGTCAACATGTTCCTACTAGAAACTCTCAGGTTATACGCTCCTGTGTCGCTCATTCAGAGGAAGGCGGGTTTGGATCTCGAGGTTGGTGGCATCAAAGTGCCTGAAGGCACGGTCTTGACGATCCCCATCGCGATGATACATCGTGACAAGGAGGTATGGGGAGAAGATGCCAACGAATTCAAGCCCATGAGGTTCGAGAATGGAGTGACGAGGGCCGGAAAACACCCCAATGCCTTGTTATCTTTCTCCAGTGGGCCGAGGTCGTGCATTGGGCAGAACTTTGCAATGATAGAGGCCAAGGCTGTGATCGCCGTGATTCTTCAAAGGTTCTCGTTTTCCCTATCACCTAAGTATGTCCATGCCCCAATGGACGTGATCACATTGCGGCCCAAGTTTGGGCTTCCCATGATCCTCAAGACTCTAGAGATGTAG